A part of Populus alba chromosome 8, ASM523922v2, whole genome shotgun sequence genomic DNA contains:
- the LOC118055800 gene encoding vacuole membrane protein KMS1: MVTGSGKRARASSSQNMNMSISGIRERHQQELENLTLTAQPFKTLKFFALALVQYCKRSVFYLLAKGGWLMLLSTVVAAVGVVLVTIDSPHEKHVEELSHYLRFGLWWIALGVASSIGLGSGLHTFVMYLGPHIALFTIKAMQCGRVDLKSAPYDTIQLKRGPSWLDRDCHEYGDPVFPLSHGLRVPLSSILPQVQVEAILWGVGTALGELPPYFISRAARMSGSKLDAMEELDASSDGDSGIVATRLKAIKHWLLNHSQRLNFFTILVLASVPNPLFDLAGIMCGQFGVSFWKFFLATLIGKAIFKTHIQTVFIISVCNNQLLNWIENELIWVLSLVPGFTSALPDLTAKLHAMKEKYMAPAHPASPDIKVKKWDFSFTGIWNTVVWLMLLNFFFKIVNATAQMYLKKQQENELAALTNRASASTHSD; this comes from the exons ATGGTAACGGGGTCTGGCAAAAGAGCAAGAGCCTCTTCTTCTCAAAACATGAACATGTCAATCTCAG GTATTCGTGAAAGACATCAGCAGGAACTAGAGAATTTGACCCTGACCGCACAACCCTTCAAAACATTGAAGTTTTTTGCTCTGGCTCTGGTTCAATATTGTAAGAGATCGGTATTCTACCTCCTGGCTAAAGGCGGTTGGCTAATGCTATTAAGTACAGTGGTGGCAGCTGTTGGAGTTGTGCTTGTGACCATAGACAGTCCTCATGAAAAG CATGTTGAAGAACTTTCTCATTATCTGCGATTTGGATTGTGGTGGATTGCCCTTGGCGTTGCATCATCGATCGGTCTAG gATCTGGTTTGCATACTTTTGTTATGTATTTGGGTCCTCACATTGCCTTGTTCACGATTAAGGCAATGCAATGTGGCCGAGTTGATTTAAAAAGTGCTCCTTATGATACAATACAACTGAAAAGAGGTCCTTCGTGGCTTGACAGAGATTGCCATGAGTATGGGGACCCAGTGTTTCCATTATCACATGGATTGCGGGTTCCCCTTAGCAGCATATTGCCCCAGGTACAGGTAGAAGCTATTTTGTGGGGCGTTGGGACTGCTCTTGGGGAGCTTCCTCCTTATTTTATCTCAAGAGCAG CACGTATGTCAGGTAGCAAGTTGGATGCCATGGAAGAATTGGATGCTTCTTCGGATGGAGATAGTGGAATCGTAGCTACTCGTCTTAAAGCAATCAAACATTGGCTTCTGAACCACTCTCAACGTCTGAACTTCTTCACAATCTTAGTGCTTGCTTCG GTGCCAAATCCTCTATTTGACCTTGCTGGCATTATGTGTGGACAATTTGGGGTTtcattttggaagttttttctGGCAACACTGATTGGAAAAGCGATATTTAAAACTCACATACAG ACGGTGTTCATTATTTCTGTTTGCAACAATCAACTTCTTAACTGGATAGAGAATGAGTTGATCTGGGTACTCAGCCTTGTACCAGGTTTCACTTCTGCATTGCCTGACCTCACAGCAAAACTCCAtgcaatgaaagaaaaatatatggcACCTGCACATCCTGCATCCCCAGATATAAAG GTCAAGAAATGGGATTTCTCGTTTACTGGAATCTGGAACACTGTTGTGTGGCTCATGCTCTTGAACTTCTTTTTTAAGATTGTGAATGCAACTGCTCAGATGTATCTGAAAAAACAGCAGGAAAATGAGCTAGCTGCATTGACAAATAGGGCATCAGCTTCTACGCATTCGGATTAG